The following coding sequences are from one Alosa alosa isolate M-15738 ecotype Scorff River chromosome 3, AALO_Geno_1.1, whole genome shotgun sequence window:
- the LOC125291502 gene encoding SE-cephalotoxin-like: MATLRICVSLLCVLLCVLIGQSEGQTGDREAAVLMDKTTSSFSAAHGSLTDLVNIANTLTHSHNRSMLKDGLEAFDGVAKLVPFMEAFGSLVRFTLGFVPKTSPHVTYMKRRFRQVSRELDSLSAQVRPLPSMPLWPSEEEGVLLNGWAQLEQLVASLAAADTPEERTRAAERFTGHCESRGTEDGVMSFHRRVTESSPLRGQSLLQLIWEQSEGDVRVLTRFSSYVTALMIRGSFVSTIYDKLKSERADLQRALPAAERLLSLSKFLQRRLLDCTDGYAAWVRKDVEEIMTGPFSEIRSMATDIKAHLDAKFSWFTWTVIVLDSSLDYGFTYGYSITMHSQGRAVYLVPRSSEAEVDAARRVETHQKMEKNKHVCPLVQENMSEVFPSSLVKQMAFAHATPESLDYTTVGDTVTVNCYTNFMFITTGTYINTVVLKSMGSLDHPSCSMLKCRHGTCRQAQNSSVGFCLCETGFYGRSCENDIWNEIRNSRALKEKISSVNVNPVPDKTAVYFRVQEQARHAEARERLHWVKLRYQDVMDKLSFLSHQAALLKGQQISTDRFVSNVGDVLKTEGAFTYLLFQFDNMLRGNKGEEDSSLLEALQELLLHPKDPSVQPHDPIACSATYTEKLDDFVMSVSTLRSEGVSAWEKYFIFVYGKPIDPTFVNTQNLSVGTGCGPLSADHLVNSHCQRPHHSADQQRVQLKCSGSFKAFPETAQCSNGRWSALPVCYTEPRNGATQCRTENGTTVCEASCDHSAALLPSGERSEVYRCSGAPCRPFSPSGPCAGPRCSSSSMCEDSEVCHAGRCVDGCSSSPCGANGVCATFNHAPVCTCVGPWLKNRKQECRSPSLHWAEVTHIPSLHWAEVTHIPNGTVKSPSGKRVCRATGPGGDWHSGWLYTVAGRDSCLFGYDGKTMRATKYELLLDPCESKGYLWIPGGPHSDSMWAGYTTDTPGRMLFVCSWWEKYLDSKHGFPGTLAQTSEGYKCTIALNRAAHTTSTYLTLVQVQSCPTSSTVGRVHSHF; the protein is encoded by the exons ATGGCTACCCTGAGGATCTGTGTGTCATTGCTGTGCGTCCTGCTGTGCGTCCTGATTGGCCAATCAGAAGGCCAGACTGGTGACAGAGAAGCTGCAGTGCTAATGGACAAGACCACCTCGAGTTTCTCAGCCGCTCACGGGAGTCTGACCGATCTGGTCAACATCGCGAACACGCTCACTCACTCCCACAACCGAAGTATGCTAAAAGATGGCCTAGAAGCCTTCGATGGTGTCGCCAAGCTCGTTCCCTTCATGGAAGCGTTTGGCTCGCTTGTGCGCTTCACACTTGGCTTCGTGCCGAAGACCAGCCCTCACGTGACGTACATGAAGAGGCGATTCAGGCAGGTCAGCAGGGAGCTGGACTCCCTCTCCGCCCAGGTCCGGCCACTTCCCAGCATGCCTCTCTGGCCGAGCGAGGAGGAAGGCGTCCTGCTGAACGGCTGGGCCCAGCTGGAGCAGCTCGTGGCCAGCCTCGCCGCGGCCGACACCCCCGAGGAGAGGACCAGGGCGGCGGAGAGATTCACTGGCCACTGCGAGAGCAGGGGGACGGAGGACGGCGTCATGAGCTTCCACAGGCGCGTCACCGAGAGCAGCCCGCTGAGAGGGCAGAGTCTGCTGCAGCTGATCTGGGAGCAGTCTGAGGGGGATGTGCGTGTGCTGACGAGGTTCTCGTCCTACGTCACGGCTCTGATGATCCGAGGTTCCTTCGTCAGCACGATCTACGACAAGCTCAAGAGTGAACGCGCCGACCTGCAGAGGGCTCTACCGGCCGCCGAGCGTCTGCTCTCGCTCTCGAAGTTCCTCCAGAGGAGACTTCTCGACTGCACGGACGGGTACGCGGCATGGGTCAGGAAGGACGTGGAGGAGATCATGACTGGTCCGTTCTCAGAGATCAGGTCGATGGCCACAGACATCAAGGCCCACCTGGACGCCAAGTTCAGCTGGTTTACCTGGACTGTCATCGTCCTGGACTCCAGCTTGGATTATGGGTTCACGTACGGATACTCCATCACAATGCACTCTCAGGGCCGGGCGGTCTACCTCGTCCCTCGCAGCAGTGAGGCGGAGGTCGACGCAGCTCGCCGTGTAGAAACGCATCAGAAAATGGAGAAGAACAAACATGTTTGCCCTTTGGTGCAGGAGAACATGTCAGAGGTTTTCCCCAGCAGCCTGGTGAAGCAGATGGCTTTTGCTCACGCCACCCCCGAGTCTTTAGACTACACGACCGTCGGCGACACCGTCACTGTGAACTgctatacaaactttatgttcaTAACAACAGGAACATACATCAACACTGTTGTTTTGAAGAGCATGGGAAGTCTTGACCACCCCAGCTGCTCAATGCTAAAGTGTCGGCATGGAACCTGTAGGCAAGCTCAGAACTCCTCCGTAGGATTCTGTCTATGTGAGACCGGGTTCTATGGTCGCAGTTGTGAGAATGACATCTGGAACGAAATCAGGAACTCGAGAGCCTTGAAGGAAAAGATCAGCTCCGTTAATGTCAACCCTGTTCCAGACAAAACTGCGGTTTACTTCCGAGTTCAGGAACAAGCAAGGCACGCAGAGGCACGAGAGAGATTACACTGGGTGAAACTACGCTACCAGGATGTGATGGATAAACTGTCCTTTCTAAGTCATCAGGCTGCTTTGTTGAAAGGACAACAGATTTCTACTGATAGATTTGTCTCAAATGTTGGGGACGTTCTAAAGACAGAAGGGGCATTTACGTATCTCCTGTTCCAGTTCGACAACATGTTAAGAGGGAATAAAGGGGAAGAGGACTCAAGCCTTCTGGAGGCTCTACAAGAGCTGCTCTTGCATCCAAAAGATCCGTCAGTTCAACCGCACGATCCAATCGCCTGCTCGGCCACCTACACAGAAAAACTGGACGACTTTGTCATGTCCGTGAGCACCCTTAGGTCAGAGGGGGTTTCAGCCTGGGAgaaatatttcatatttgtgTATGGTAAACCCATAGACCCTACTTTTGTAAATACTCAGAATCTCTCCGTGGGCACTGGGTGTGGTCCTCTCAGCGCTGATCACCTGGTCAATAGCCACTGCCAGAGGCCACACCACAGCGCTGACCAGCAGCGCGTCCAGCTCAAATGTTCCGGAAGCTTCAAGGCGTTCCCAGAGACAGCGCAGTGTTCTAACGGACGGTGGAGTGCCTTGCCCGTGTGCTACACGGAACCCAGAAACGGTGCCACCCAGTGCAGAACGGAGAACGGCACCACGGTATGTGAGGCGTCATGTGACCACAGCGCCGCCCTGCTGCCAAGTGGAGAGCGCTCTGAGGTCTACCGGTGCAGCGGTGCCCCCTGCAGGCCCTTCAGCCCGTCTGGCCCGTGCGCGGGACCCCGctgctccagcagcagcatgtGTGAGGACAGCGAGGTGTGCCACGCCGGCAG GTGTGTGGACGGCTGTAGCAGCTCGCCCTGCGGAGCCAACGGCGTCTGCGCCACCTTTAACCACGCGCCCGTGTGCACCTGTGTGGGGCCATGGCTCAAGAACCGGAAGCAGGAGTGCAGGTCGCCCAGCCTGCACTGGGCCGAggtcacacacatacccagcCTGCACTGGGCCGAGGTCACACACATACCTAATG GCACTGTTAAAAGCCCCTCTGGCAAGCGGGTGTGTCGGGCTACAGGCCCCGGCGGAGACTGGCACTCTGGCTGGCTCTACACGGTGGCTGGGCGGGACTCCTGCCTCTTTGGCTACGATGGCAAGACAATGAGAGCCACCAAATATGAG TTGCTGCTGGACCCCTGTGAGAGTAAAGGTTACCTGTGGATCCCTGGAGGCCCCCACTCTGACTCCATGTGGGCAGGCTACACTACAGACACACCGGGCAGGatgctgtttgtgtgcag